A window of Thalassophryne amazonica chromosome 21, fThaAma1.1, whole genome shotgun sequence contains these coding sequences:
- the LOC117502972 gene encoding general transcription factor IIH subunit 5, with the protein MVNVLKGVLVECDPAMKQFLLYLDETSALGKKFILQDLDDTHLFILADVVQILQERVGELMDQNSFPITQK; encoded by the exons ATGGTCAACGTACTCAAAGGCGTCCTTGTTGAATG TGACCCTGCCATGAAACAGTTCCTGCTTTATTTGGATGAAACCTCAGCCCTTGGAAAGAAGTTCATCCTGCAGGACCTGGATGACACGCACCTCTTCATTTTGGCAGATGTGGTTCAAATTCTGCAGGAGAGAGTGGGCGAGTTAATGGACCAAAATTCATTCCCCATTACACAGAAATAA